TGACGGCTTTCGGAATGCCCAAGGCATGAGGGCCGCCGCTACATGGCGCCGAAAGGCCGCCCACGATGGCGGCCAGTGTTTGCATTGGTAGGTGAAGGGGGCGGGAGAGTGGGAAAAACCTGGGGGTCAGAGGTGATTTCTTTGAAAACTCATCAACCATAGTGCCTCATGGCCCCCAAGTTCCGGCGACGTCCCAAGGCGTCGCCGCCGTCAACCCGCCTTTTGATCAGGGTTTGGCGGGTGCCGGTGGCAGCGTCGTGTCTTCCAGAACGCTTGCCGTATGGGTGGCAAACCCGGTCAGAAGCGCGTGATAATAGTCATTATCCGTGGGCGACACCACGATGACACTTCCGGGGACGCTTACCGCATCTGCGCTATCGGCGCGCATGATGACCGGGAAGGATTTGACCGGCGCATTGTCGCGATAGATGAAGACCCAGCCGCTCAGCCAGTTGAACTCGCCATCATCAGGCAGCATCGTCTCGCCCTCGAGGCTCATCTCGGTCAACCTGACATTAACCTTAAGGCCGTCATCCGCCCACATCGGCTGCACCGCGTCTTTGACCATTTTTTGTAAATCGCTGGTGACGTCCGGCCAGAGCTTGAGCGCGTTGCTGTCATCGCCGGCTGAGAGCTTGGCCTCGACCGCGACGGAAGACACGGTCACATTTTCGGCGATTGCCATCGGCGCCATCGTCAGGGTGAGGGCGGTGGTCAGTGCAATAAGCTGTTTCATCGTATCGGTCCTTTCAATGATTGTGCGTCTGCTATTGGCAGCCACAAATCCTGCGTTGAGTTTTATAAACGAATTCGACAATAGAAATGTTCCAAGTATATTTCCGGAAATAGAATAGGACGTCATATAAAATGAATTTTTCAAAAAAATTGGGCGGCACCGGAATAAGGGACGGAAATCGGTGCCGCCCAGAGACAATTCGGGATAGGGAATATTGGGGTAAAGATACCCCAATCCCGAATTGCCTGTTCTAGTGTCCTTGGATCTTCTCGTCGGTCACCGGGCGCTCGCCGTTCAAAGCGGCGGTTTGCGGCCCCGGCCGATGTGCATGATCAGGGTGATCACGAACAACACGAGGAAGATCAGGAACAGGATTTTCGCAATCCCCGCAGAGGCTACGGCGATTCCACCAAAGCCGAAGAACGCGGCAATGATCGCTACGACGAAGAAAATGATTGCCCAGTAAAGCATCGGGTCTCTCCTTTCAAATTTAACGGCGCCCTTACAGGCATCTGCGAGGTCAACGCGGGGCATGCAAGAAGGTTCCACAAAGTTTGTGCGGTTGATGATTGTTTTGTGAAACGCGCCAGAAAGATGAAATTTTCGGCGATTATCTGCCTATTCTGTCAAACAAGCAAATTCTTTGGAACTATTCGAGATTTAAAAATGTTGTTCTGTCAAGTGGCAGGAATGCTGCTTTATCGTCTTATGATAACAGGAGATTTTAAAATGAGAAAGCTTCTTGCAACAACGGCACTTGTTGCCGCAACTACGATGCCGCTTGTGGCGGGGATTACACCGACAGCTGCATTTGCTGACACGCAGTTTGTCCAGACCGCCCAGAAGACGGACTTTGAAGCCAGCAATCTGATTGGCGCGCGTCTTTATACCTCCGAGACGGAGTATGACGGCGGTGCGGTCGATGCGGCATCGAAAGACTGGAACGACGTTGGCGAGATCAACGATCTGCTGCTGAGCAAGGACGGGCAAGTGCGCGCCGTGCTGGTTGATATCGGCGGGTTCCTTGGCATCGGTGAAAAAACCGTCGCGGTTGAAATGTCAGACCTGAAAATGGTTCAAGACAACGACAACCCGGACGATTACTTCGTCGTGCTTACAGCGACCAAGGACGTGCTTGATTCCGCACCTATGTTCGAAAGCCACGACCAAGCGGCGATGAAGGCTGACGACAAGGCCGATGAACAGCAAGCAAACGCTGATGTTCAGACCGACGCCACGTCAGACGCCGCAAACGCTGACGCTGAGGCCGACGCCACGGCAGACGCGGCAGACGCTGAGGCCAACGCCAACGCCAAGGCTGATGCGGAAGACATGACCGCCGGCAACAACGCGCCCGCCGCTCCGTCCATCATGCATGACGGTTACAAGACCGTCGCGCACAAGGATCTGAGCGCGGATATGATTCAGGGCGCTACGGTTTACGATGTGGACGACAACAACATCGGTGAGGTGTCCAAGCTAATCATGAGCGAGGACGGCAAGATCAACGCCGCTGTGGTTGACGTTGGTGGTTTCCTTGGCATGGGTGAAAAGCCGGTTGAGTTGCAGTTCGATCGGTTGACGATCATCCGCAAGGATGACGGCAATGATGTTCGGGTCTATGTGGACGCCACGGAAAAAGCTCTCAAGCAGATGCCGGACTACGAAGAAGGTTCGTGAATCAAACCTGTGATGGGGCAACAAGGGGGCGGCATTCATTGCCGCCCCTTTTCTATTGGGTTCGGTAAAACGCGGCGGCTCGATCAAACGGGGAACTTCTTCGCCACCGTCTGCTGCCTTGATCATGCAAGATTATCTCCGCGCGCCAAGTGACGCGAAGTGTCGGACGTATGTCCTACATCCGTTCCTTGACGCCGCTGCGGATCAGCCACCAATTGACCGGATAGGCAGTTGCGAAACCGGCGAGCATGGCAAGCTGCATGGCGAACCAGAAGCTGGGGCTGGCCGCATCCAGCTTGGTATCAAGGCTTGGAAATATCACAAAATGAGCGATTGCCATGGCGCCGTACATGCCGACCTGCCACGCGGAAAGCGACAGGACGTCTGCTTTGAACGCGACCCATAATCCTTCGCGCAATCCGAGGTCGCGCATCGGCGCAATCGCAAAATACTGAAATACGATGCCGATCCCGAGTGCAAAGACGTAGTCGAGCCCCCAGACGGCGAATATGCGTTCTTCGAAAAGATGCGGATAGCCAAAAAGCAACAGAACGCCGGGCAGAGCCAGCGCCAAGGTTTCGGCAATGATGTCGCCTAATGTGCAGCCCGCCCCGCAATGCAACGCGCCCTTGGCGACAGCGATGGAGAATGGCGGATCATGCCGCGTGTCGCCGGATGTTTCACGCCCGTGTTTCAGATAGAACCACAATAACAGAACGCTGCCGAACAGCGCGGAGATCGGCCAGACGAAGTTCATGATCGCCATCTTTGCCGGGTGTCGTATCACGTCATGAACGATCCAGGCGGCGCAAAGCGCCCCTGTGCTTAGCGACAATACCGAAATCAGCGTCAGCGTATCGGTTGGCACGATGTTTCTCCGTGACCGGGTTTGATGTTATGCGCAGGGCCGTCCTGATGTGGCCGCTCTTGTTGGGATTACAAACGAGGTTTGCGCGCCCCGGTTGTGTGCCTTGCTGATGGTTGCGGCACAACATCTGCAAGGCCGAAGAGATTGCCGATGAAATACGTCAAGATCAGATAGAACATGATACGTTCCTTTCGTGGGGTTTTCCGCTTGTGCCCAACGCGCGACTTGCCGCTCGGGTTCCGCGCTGCCTTTCGGTTTTTTGTGGTTGTGGCGGGAACCAATCGGCGTGCCGGTGCGTTGATTTTCCAAGCAAACACAAGCAACAAAGGAGACATCACATGGCAGAAGCAAAAAGCACCCTCAAACCAAATGACGCCGAAGCGCAGGCGCTGTCAGAACAGATGGCTGATCTGCGGGCCGATATTGCGGGTATCACAAAGACGCTTGCCGAGATGGGCGCCGCACGTGGCGAAGCCGCGAAGGAAAGCGCGCAAAACACGGTATCGGCGTTGCGCGATCAGGGCGAAAAAGCTTTGAAAGATGCGCAGGCCCGTGCCGAGGCCATCTCTCATCAGGCTGCGGATACCGTGCGGGAACAACCGGCAGTCGCGGTTGGCCTTGCGGTGGGCTTGGGTTTTCTGCTCGGGTTTGTCAGCGGCAGGAAGTGATTGATGTTCGCGGCTCTTTCTCAGCTTAAACACAAAGCGCGCGATACTGCCCGTTCGGCGCTGTGGTTGACGATGGGCGCGGTCTTCATGCTGATTGCGCTGGCTTTCTTGACGGCGGCCTTATGGCTGCTGGTCGCACAAGATCAGAGTGCGCTGATTGCTACAACGGTGATTGGGGCGCTCTATTTCGTGGTGGCGGTGATCGCGTTTTTGCTTGGCTTGCGCGGCCATCGTTCCGTGCCAGAGCCGCCGGATGCGAAAGACGACGACCGACGGCAACCTCTGGTTCAGATCGCCGAGGGCTTTGCCGTCGGGATGCAGGCCGGGCGCGCCGCCAGATCGGAGCGCCGCTGAGCGGGCGGCGGGAAACTCAATCTTTGGGCGTTTCCCGACCGCTTCAGCGTGTCTTCAGTATTGATGACAGCGTGTCGAGCACCACCTGTTCGGTAAAGGGGCGCGCAAGGCTGCCCCAGCCGCGGGCACGCAAGGAGGCATCGGTGTTTTCGCTCGTGGTGAAGATCAGCAGGGCACCACGATCGTGAAGGGCGCGCGCAAGCCATGACTGGCTGAACCCGGCGTAATCCATTTCCAGAAAGGCGACGCTGAGGCTGGGCACATCCGCGAGTGCGCGGGCTGCTTCGTCCAGCTTGCGCGCAAAGACAATCCGGCAGGGACCGGCGCTTTGAAGTATCTGTGACAGATCGGTGGCGACCAGTGTGTCTTGTTCCAGGATGAAAAACACCGGCTCGCCGGGGGCTTTGGAATCGCGTGGTTCGGGATGTTTCAAGCAATTGTCCATATCATGACACTCCGAAGACTAGTTCCTAGTCTGGAACAAACTGCCGATCATTGCATTAAACTTTGACATAGGGAGGAAAAAAATGCAGACACGCTGTTTAAGCTGCCCGCTTCGCAAGATGTCGCTCTTCGCCCCGATTTCGGACGAAGAAGTGGACTTCATGCAAAGTTTCAAGTCAGGCGAATTGAAGGTCGAGGCTGGCACGACGCTGTTGATGGAAGGCTCCAACAGCCCGCAGCTTTACACGGTTCTTGACGGGATGGGCTTGCGTTACAAGACGCTGCCCGATGGCGGCCGGCAGGTGATCAATTTTATCATGCCGGGTGACTTCATCGGGCTTCAGGCCGGTGTCATGCAGGAGATGAAGCATTCCGCCGAATCCACGACCGCGATGACGCTATGCGTATTCGAGCGAAAGGCGTTGTGGCGGTTGTTTCAACAGCATCCCGAGCGCGCCTTTGATCTGACATGGCTGGCGGCGGTGGAAGAGAGTTTTCTGGGCGAGAGCCTAGCTGTTCTTGGACAAATGAGCGGACTGGAGCGGGTTGCGCGCACCTTTGCGCGCCTGCATCGGCGGCTGCGCGCGATGGGGGCCGAACAAGCGGGCGGAGTGCCGTTTCCCTATAGGCAGCAGGATCTGGCCGATGCGCTTGGGCTTTCGTTGGTACATACCAACAAGACCCTGAAAAAGCTGCGCGAGAAGCAAGTCGTTACGTGGCGCGACGGGGCGTTTGTTGTCCCAGATTATGCCCGACTATGCGAGATTGCGCAGATGGCCCCCGAAAGCGCGCCGTCAGTTCGCCCGCTCATCTGAGCTGGTATCGGCGGGGGATATCGTCGGCCAGCCGGGTTTCACCGTTCGAATCGATTATGTAATCGGCGACGAACGCTTCGCGCGCGCCGGGCGGGCGCTCTGCTCCGATGGTGGTGTCGGTGGCCGTGGCGAGTTCCAGCTCGGCATTGAGAAGCGCACCCAGCAGGATCACGTATGCGCTGATGTAAAACCAGAAGAGCAAGGCAACAACCGCACCGAGCGAGCCGTAAACTTCGTTATAATTGCCGAAATTGCGCAGGTAGATGGACAGCGCGAGCGACCCTGCGGTCCAGAAAAACATCGCGGCCAGTGCGCCGGGCGTGACCCACGGCGTGCGCGCGCCGCGCCGGTTCGGGCCGTAGCGGTAGAGCACCGCGATGCCAAAGAACACGACTGCCAGCAGAATCAGCCATTGCGCGACGGTGATTGCAAGTTCGGCAAGGACCGGGAGGCGCAGGAACGCCAGCACCGAGGGCAGGATGACCACAGATGCGATCGACACCATCGCGATGGCAAGCAGAACGAGGGTGAGCACGATGGCCGTGCCATAGCGTTTCAACGGGTTTGCCCGGTGCTTTTCGCGGTAGATCGAGTTGAGCCCGCGAATGATGGCCCCGACACTGTTCTTGGCGGTCCAGAGCGCAAGCAGCAGCGAGACGAGGCTGGTCAGTTGAAGTGTGGAATTATTGGCCGAAACCAGCGTCGTGACCTGCTGCTGGAGGATCATGAAAACATCTTCTGGCAGCAATTGCGCCGCCAGCCCGAGCTGATCTTGGATCATTGATGGATCGGCCACGAAGCCCCAGATCGCGATAAGCGCGGCGAGGGCAGGGAAGATCGACAGCAGCGCATAGAAGGCAACCCCGGCCGACACGAGGCCGAGATTGCGGCGATCCGACTCGGTCCAGACCCGGCGCAGCACGTGCCACCATATTTTTGAGTCGAAGTCGCTCGGGCGCATGACCCTACGCGCGGAGCGGTCGCGCCGCCGCATCAGCGCACCGTTGTCGAGCGCGGTCCGGCGATCAGCCAAATGATGACCCCGATCAACGGCAGGATGACGATGATCAGAATCCACAACACCTTGCTTCCGGTTGTTGCCGACGATCCGATTACCGACACGATGGCCCAGAGATCGAGTATCAGGATCAGCAGGCCACCCAGGCCACTCACTTCAAGCATAACGGTTTCCTTTCGCATCACTGGACAGGTTGTCATTAACACAACGCGCCAGACGGCGATGAAGTTCCCGTGCCGCGTCTGCCAGCGAATGCGCCTTGGCGGGCCTCGGAAGGTCCCTGACCGTGTTTCGAGTGGGCAAGCTTGCGCGCAGGGTCATCGGCGAATATCGCATGAATAGCCCGTCAGGTGGCGCTTAGCCGGTCCGGCGGGCCGCTGCCGGGTCGTTCGAGCCGCCCTGCGGCACCAGTGCCCGCACCAGTTCGCGCATGTGCAAGACCCCGACCTGTTGGCCGTCTTTCATTACGCGGTAGCGTTTCGTGGTGTCGCCCTCGGAAAGCTCGATCACCGATTCCAGCGTGTCGTCGTGATCGACCTCACCGGCCACCTCGCCGGTCGGGGTATCGGTTTTTTCCATGACCGAGCGGGTGCGCAGCACGCGGGCGCGATTGATATCGCTCACGAAGTCCTCGATATAAGGATCGGCCGGGTTCAGCAGGATATGCTGCGGCTCGCCTTGCTGGACGACAAAGCCGTCCTTGAGGATCACCAGATGATCCGCCAGCTTCAGCGCCTCATCAAGATCGTGGGTGATGAACACGACGGTTTTTTGCAACTCATCCTGCAAGTCGATCAGCAGGTTCTGCATATCGGTGCGGATCAGCGGATCAAGCGCCGAGAACGCCTCGTCCATCAGCATGATGTCGGAATTGCTGGTCAATGCGCGGGCGATGCCGACACGCTGTTGCATCCCGCCGGAAAGCTGCGCGGGATACTGTTCGCCTTGGCCTTGCAGGCCGACGCGGTCCAGCCATTTCGTTGCCTCATCGCGGTAGTTTTTCTTGCTCTGGCCATCCACAGCCGGGGCGAGGCCCGCGTTTTCCAGAACGGTGCGGTGCGGCAGCAGAGCGAATTTCTGGAACACCATCGACATGCGGTGCTGACGCAGATCGCGCAACTGCTTCTCTTTGTATTGCAGGATGTTGTCGCCATCGACCCAGACCTCGCCCGCTGTCGGCTCGATCAGGCGGTTGAGATGACGGATCAGCGTGGATTTACCCGAACCGGAGAGGCCCATGACAACGGTTGTCTTGCCGTGCGGCATGTCCACGTTGATATCGTTGAGGCCCAGCACATGCCCGGTCTGGGCTTGAAGTTCGGTCTTGCCCATCCCCTCTTTGACGCGCTGAAGCGCCGATTGCGGATCGCTGCCGAAAATCTTGTAAAGCCCGCGGACCGAAATCTTGGGATCGTCTTGATTGCTCATGTTTGCCGTCCTCAGTTCGGTTGCTGTGCGTTGATGCGCGCCAGCGCAGCCTTGGTCACGCGGTCAAGGATGATTGCCAGAAGCACGATCCCGAGCCCGGAAATCAGGCCGACGCCCAGCTCCAGATTGCGGATGCCGCGCAGCACCAGCACGCCAAGGCCCGGCGCCGAGACCAGCGAGGCGATGACGACCATGGCAAGGCTCATCATGATGGTCTGGTTGACGCCCGCCATGATGTTGGGCAGCGCCAGCGGAATCTGCACGCCGTAAAGCTTCTGCCGCTTGGTCATGCCAAAGGCGTCGGCGGCTTCGATCACGTCCTTGTCGACCAGTCGGATTCCGAGATCGGTCAGCCGCACCACCGGCACGATCGCATAAAGGATGATCGCGATGCCGTAGAGCTTGGGCTCGGTCACGGAAAACAGGAAGATCAGCGGGATGAGATAGACGAAGGGCGGCAGCGTTTGCAGCATGTCGAGAATGGGAATGATGGCACGCTGCACCCTGTCACTGCGCGACATGGCGATCCCTATGGGCACGCCGAGCACCACGCATATGAGCGCGCAGACAAAGATGATCGCCAGCGTCTGCATGGTGTAGTCGTAATA
This is a stretch of genomic DNA from Aquicoccus sp. G2-2. It encodes these proteins:
- a CDS encoding Crp/Fnr family transcriptional regulator — protein: MQTRCLSCPLRKMSLFAPISDEEVDFMQSFKSGELKVEAGTTLLMEGSNSPQLYTVLDGMGLRYKTLPDGGRQVINFIMPGDFIGLQAGVMQEMKHSAESTTAMTLCVFERKALWRLFQQHPERAFDLTWLAAVEESFLGESLAVLGQMSGLERVARTFARLHRRLRAMGAEQAGGVPFPYRQQDLADALGLSLVHTNKTLKKLREKQVVTWRDGAFVVPDYARLCEIAQMAPESAPSVRPLI
- a CDS encoding betaine/proline/choline family ABC transporter ATP-binding protein (Members of the family are the ATP-binding subunit of ABC transporters for substrates such as betaine, L-proline or other amino acids, choline, carnitine, etc. The substrate specificity is best determined from the substrate-binding subunit, rather than this subunit, as it interacts with the permease subunit and not with substrate directly.); this encodes MSNQDDPKISVRGLYKIFGSDPQSALQRVKEGMGKTELQAQTGHVLGLNDINVDMPHGKTTVVMGLSGSGKSTLIRHLNRLIEPTAGEVWVDGDNILQYKEKQLRDLRQHRMSMVFQKFALLPHRTVLENAGLAPAVDGQSKKNYRDEATKWLDRVGLQGQGEQYPAQLSGGMQQRVGIARALTSNSDIMLMDEAFSALDPLIRTDMQNLLIDLQDELQKTVVFITHDLDEALKLADHLVILKDGFVVQQGEPQHILLNPADPYIEDFVSDINRARVLRTRSVMEKTDTPTGEVAGEVDHDDTLESVIELSEGDTTKRYRVMKDGQQVGVLHMRELVRALVPQGGSNDPAAARRTG
- a CDS encoding PRC-barrel domain-containing protein — translated: MRKLLATTALVAATTMPLVAGITPTAAFADTQFVQTAQKTDFEASNLIGARLYTSETEYDGGAVDAASKDWNDVGEINDLLLSKDGQVRAVLVDIGGFLGIGEKTVAVEMSDLKMVQDNDNPDDYFVVLTATKDVLDSAPMFESHDQAAMKADDKADEQQANADVQTDATSDAANADAEADATADAADAEANANAKADAEDMTAGNNAPAAPSIMHDGYKTVAHKDLSADMIQGATVYDVDDNNIGEVSKLIMSEDGKINAAVVDVGGFLGMGEKPVELQFDRLTIIRKDDGNDVRVYVDATEKALKQMPDYEEGS
- a CDS encoding phage holin family protein: MFAALSQLKHKARDTARSALWLTMGAVFMLIALAFLTAALWLLVAQDQSALIATTVIGALYFVVAVIAFLLGLRGHRSVPEPPDAKDDDRRQPLVQIAEGFAVGMQAGRAARSERR
- a CDS encoding YihY/virulence factor BrkB family protein, encoding MRPSDFDSKIWWHVLRRVWTESDRRNLGLVSAGVAFYALLSIFPALAALIAIWGFVADPSMIQDQLGLAAQLLPEDVFMILQQQVTTLVSANNSTLQLTSLVSLLLALWTAKNSVGAIIRGLNSIYREKHRANPLKRYGTAIVLTLVLLAIAMVSIASVVILPSVLAFLRLPVLAELAITVAQWLILLAVVFFGIAVLYRYGPNRRGARTPWVTPGALAAMFFWTAGSLALSIYLRNFGNYNEVYGSLGAVVALLFWFYISAYVILLGALLNAELELATATDTTIGAERPPGAREAFVADYIIDSNGETRLADDIPRRYQLR
- a CDS encoding PLDc N-terminal domain-containing protein — encoded protein: MLEVSGLGGLLILILDLWAIVSVIGSSATTGSKVLWILIIVILPLIGVIIWLIAGPRSTTVR
- a CDS encoding DUF4396 domain-containing protein, whose product is MPTDTLTLISVLSLSTGALCAAWIVHDVIRHPAKMAIMNFVWPISALFGSVLLLWFYLKHGRETSGDTRHDPPFSIAVAKGALHCGAGCTLGDIIAETLALALPGVLLLFGYPHLFEERIFAVWGLDYVFALGIGIVFQYFAIAPMRDLGLREGLWVAFKADVLSLSAWQVGMYGAMAIAHFVIFPSLDTKLDAASPSFWFAMQLAMLAGFATAYPVNWWLIRSGVKERM
- a CDS encoding DUF1328 domain-containing protein yields the protein MLYWAIIFFVVAIIAAFFGFGGIAVASAGIAKILFLIFLVLFVITLIMHIGRGRKPPL
- a CDS encoding ABC transporter permease subunit; translation: MATYDFVFDTLGLRDWCGDAGGGLASMADLMSEATGKTEAVSAWDTPFPSLDALHDACAAIPQSRDLTLGLENGFLNIKDSLKVVVDPITQPLSWALKDALWVMQEVPWWIMIPALMLISWAVSRSFKLVALVAVAFGFLAFIDYYDYTMQTLAIIFVCALICVVLGVPIGIAMSRSDRVQRAIIPILDMLQTLPPFVYLIPLIFLFSVTEPKLYGIAIILYAIVPVVRLTDLGIRLVDKDVIEAADAFGMTKRQKLYGVQIPLALPNIMAGVNQTIMMSLAMVVIASLVSAPGLGVLVLRGIRNLELGVGLISGLGIVLLAIILDRVTKAALARINAQQPN